One window of Sphingobacteriales bacterium genomic DNA carries:
- a CDS encoding tandem-95 repeat protein encodes MSRINKTMKLILIAVMVIYNCPIQAQNLVINGDFEEYDICPSSLNNISDCNNWIPATDGSPDYFNSCSDGASGVDIPANFYGVQLPHSGLGYAGFLAYAPDNSRDYITTPLSEPMIPGQTYCVSFQVSLADFTFVGVENIGLYFSTTQVSVTNGGLFLGYTPQVLNTNGIISDKSEDWVTISGTIVANEAYQWATIGNFSNNTGTNSQDLSIPGVSGPLVSRAYYYVDDVEIYELPAFNVSISPNPVLCAAGEVTITATGGETYSWATAGDPFTIIGTENTFSGIITTTTTFIIKAYNGYCERQQNITVVVLSPPPVADFTYIGSCAGSSTGLIDLSSNITPGSLYEWDFDNDGLADAYTLGGASYTFPDVGTYPVTLTIYALGGTCQIQTTVPVIITEVCNPCENSNSFINYIPNPQAEYYTTCPTNLGNLNYASPWFSPTTSSPDFLHSCATGEASTPTNSFGTTTPLSGNGYLGLYTYGANYREYASTKLTEALTPGQTYCISFNVFLSTLSGKATDQIGAYFSTDSIGLTTQAPLFLTPDVSNPPGNIIDDGQGWVTVSGNYTPTTPVEYITIGNFYDDANTQWVNLPNPSPALQEYAYYYIDDVSVSPLPELEVNYSPVACLNEETTFSVSGIFCAYEWYDLSAPGVILSTGPELTVNTESPAVKNYIVWAQYGQCYVSKSFQVIFIQPPLTGFEVLANCAGAVAIFTDTSTDVLPGAQYAWDFENDGIINSTESSFVAHIYTEPGSYMAKLTITNPGGCAQTAYIPVIIETCTQICENDNVIQDGSFELGVCPTTLGQADNLDFWQTPGSGSCATFSHPCVNLVLQSITENGNGSHTFSFSITNMCPQPFVFASFQLPDGTGVDSPADGSNYAGTQATYFVSQPVNAPFNAILFFDPNNATSTYTNGQTDFFEYVLPSGIAVPPTMQFLVQIGTGLSVLGSVSTEITGCYQADWYNTCGGESEVGVPQNIYGNQLPLVGSGYIGITVDGNSPEIGKQYITTHLDAPLVQGQLYCATMYVSLAETSQFAATDIGMYFSTTAINESLNLTEAPQVYNPQGNYLFETENWVAVSNTFIATQPYEFIAIGNFGFNNDPLVSVSPNSSGYAYYYVDHVVVSPLIVEAPEDITSCQNEVVSLNATVNTCEVYWYEINHPNTVLSLSSTLEIAVTDTTTFVVVGKNGNCILTDMVTVYPIALPDADAGQDVNVCLNQFVQLQASGGDAYEWLPIPNTVINDPFVADPFVAGLVLDNFYFKVIVTNTTTGCQAIDSVRVKTLQLPVANILEPDTIFVCTNEPTPLSATGGVGGGGLGIPYNWQPAVNVIGSNQVANPIVSITDTTTFTVTVTQTFTGCQDMASIVVIPQVIYETPTDTLIMCSGDESILNPEIPEASIVSYEWTPNINLSANNIPNPTTFTTSSILYTLTYTDAIGCKGQSLVYVHVVPRPNAGSDIQICEGSSAQLFVTGGGISYSWTPVEGLNNPNIQNPVATPDETTVYTVTVQYPDTGSTECANTDEVVVYVNSPGFAYAGEDVIICEGSNVQLNAIGGDSYLWSPAQGLSDVNISNPIASPAITTLYTVTVTNSITGCQTTDQVLVTIDIPSSPIFNTASGIVHCTNPLQPVQVCYSANYDGCSALIPNVVSQLSSSISFNGVFCFTYVSAFATANFDTLTIQLCAGSAGCNQITAIIANCDSAPVWSEQSMIINTCINDAVTVALPEVINSDGPGDILTYITGNPVNGSVSIIANIITYTPNSGFTGTDFFDVTVCDSYYPYDDCAVLPVAVNVTPNNPPIASNQNVNIEYQTPTTICLDINEPDGQPTNLNIVSFPTNGTVSVLNGTCVIYNPGSDFEGPDAMAINICDPCGDCTLIQLLVNVQPKPNTPPVSPDIIVNIPHNTTQLICLEIFDEDGDATTTQLVSGSVNGILNIDAQANCITFTPNTGFSGINVIIVSVCDGISGCDQVTITLNVEPAPNQPPIVSNVTATTPYNTPIYICLGIVEPNGNPYTVSVQNFPLNGTITQPVLGCFIYTPNNFSGTEVTEVIVCDNLGACTPATITITVLPQSNQAPVVPDLTVIVPNNTNPVTACLSITEPDGNNYNTTIQYNGIYGTVTMNNSDCFTYTPTPQFTTFDLAQLIVCDEFGACTTVNVYFVSNAAPSFNNVSVSTPQNTSVNVCLTITDPENEAFTLTILSSTPANGTTQINNDTCVLYTPNNGFSGNDQILVQVCDVSGNCSVGSINISVLQQANQPPLVNNVFNTTSFNTPITVCVPISDPEGDNFNTLFGTSSNGTVITLSSTCFTYIPNLNYTGSDLVSILVCDVFGNCSTASAFVTVFANLPPSAANITVSTPIGVPVEACINISDPENDETTISIFTSPSNGTAIVTNNNCISYNPASGFVGTDMVVLELCDVFDNCVLVTITIQVNSTNTAPVVEPVAPVVLTVGDNETICVTATDPNGDLLSYSITSINPNIGSASLTGNCLSYTAPQSGTGNVVIVITVCDDGIPPICVTSNITFILNNAPTASSQSTTTSQNTPVEICLDVTEPDGNSYTSTISTQPVNGTATISSDCINYQPDPLFVGEESIVVQICDQYGECSFVTVTVTVIDALIANDSFAETEDNILLVIDVLANDVYPDDGTITVEIIEEPESGTLIVNVDNSITYIPETGFSGNDTFQYVLCHPQLGCDTSTVFVTVNNALAAYDDTGITTFADVSVNIPILTNDIYPDFANLSITIINSGLINGFVSQIGSTGVYSFLPASGFTGIDTFQYVICYPSLGCDTASVIVNVMLAPQYPNAVDDIASTQMGTDIVINVMDNDINPLPGDLNLVAIVSQPENGTATINIDQTITYSPNNGFYGNDNFTYVICNPNFGNGETICDTATVTITVINPVACIPKAYQAISPNNDGKNDLFVIENIDCNGYNLNELVIFNRWGNIVFEAENYSSSKYWDGTFKETGNIVPNGTYFYVFKTNSGDIILQGYLEVNQ; translated from the coding sequence ATGAGTAGAATTAATAAGACAATGAAGCTGATATTGATTGCGGTCATGGTGATTTATAACTGCCCTATACAAGCACAAAATCTGGTTATAAACGGTGATTTTGAAGAATACGATATTTGCCCTTCCTCACTCAATAATATTTCCGACTGTAATAACTGGATACCGGCAACCGATGGCAGCCCCGATTATTTCAACAGTTGTTCGGATGGGGCAAGCGGGGTAGATATTCCCGCAAATTTTTATGGGGTACAACTGCCACATTCCGGATTGGGTTATGCCGGATTTCTTGCTTATGCTCCGGATAATAGCCGCGATTATATTACGACACCATTAAGCGAGCCTATGATACCGGGTCAGACCTATTGCGTGTCTTTTCAGGTCAGTTTAGCAGATTTCACCTTTGTCGGTGTTGAAAATATCGGGTTATATTTTTCTACTACTCAAGTATCGGTAACCAACGGAGGTTTGTTTTTAGGATATACCCCTCAGGTTTTAAATACAAACGGGATTATTTCAGACAAATCTGAAGATTGGGTAACAATCAGCGGCACGATTGTGGCAAATGAGGCGTATCAATGGGCAACAATCGGTAATTTCAGCAATAACACCGGCACAAACTCTCAAGACCTTTCGATACCGGGCGTTAGCGGTCCGTTGGTAAGCCGTGCCTATTATTATGTGGACGATGTGGAGATTTACGAATTACCTGCTTTTAATGTATCCATCAGCCCCAATCCGGTTTTATGTGCTGCCGGAGAAGTTACCATAACGGCTACCGGAGGTGAAACTTATTCGTGGGCAACAGCCGGAGACCCCTTTACAATAATCGGAACAGAAAACACATTTTCCGGTATTATTACCACCACCACTACCTTCATAATAAAAGCCTATAACGGATATTGCGAGCGTCAGCAAAACATTACGGTTGTTGTATTGTCGCCGCCGCCGGTTGCCGATTTTACGTATATCGGGTCATGTGCGGGCAGCAGTACGGGGTTAATAGATTTGTCGTCCAATATTACGCCCGGCTCGTTGTATGAATGGGATTTTGACAATGACGGTCTTGCAGATGCCTATACACTTGGCGGTGCATCTTATACATTTCCCGATGTCGGAACCTATCCGGTAACACTGACGATTTATGCGTTGGGAGGAACCTGTCAGATACAAACAACGGTTCCGGTCATCATTACAGAAGTCTGTAACCCCTGTGAAAATTCCAACAGTTTTATCAATTATATACCAAACCCTCAAGCCGAATATTACACGACATGCCCGACAAATCTCGGCAATCTCAACTATGCTTCACCGTGGTTTTCGCCGACAACAAGTTCGCCCGATTTTTTGCATAGTTGTGCAACCGGAGAGGCCTCAACACCCACAAACAGCTTTGGAACTACGACCCCGTTAAGTGGAAACGGGTATCTTGGTCTTTACACTTATGGGGCAAATTACAGGGAGTATGCATCTACAAAACTGACAGAAGCCTTAACTCCCGGACAAACCTACTGTATCAGTTTTAATGTTTTTCTCAGTACGTTATCGGGGAAAGCCACTGACCAGATAGGCGCTTATTTTTCTACAGATTCGATAGGACTAACCACACAGGCACCTTTGTTTTTAACGCCGGATGTGAGTAATCCACCCGGTAATATCATTGATGACGGTCAGGGATGGGTAACGGTATCGGGAAATTATACGCCAACGACACCGGTAGAATATATCACTATTGGTAATTTTTATGACGATGCCAATACGCAATGGGTCAATCTGCCAAATCCTTCTCCTGCGCTTCAGGAATATGCCTATTATTATATAGACGATGTTTCCGTCAGTCCTTTGCCGGAATTAGAGGTCAATTATTCTCCGGTTGCCTGTCTGAATGAGGAGACCACCTTCAGTGTTTCGGGGATTTTTTGTGCTTATGAGTGGTATGATTTGAGCGCACCGGGAGTGATATTAAGTACCGGCCCGGAATTGACGGTAAACACGGAATCGCCTGCGGTTAAAAATTACATTGTCTGGGCGCAATACGGGCAATGCTATGTCAGCAAAAGTTTTCAGGTAATTTTTATACAACCCCCCTTAACAGGATTTGAAGTTTTAGCCAATTGTGCAGGAGCGGTTGCTATTTTTACCGACACTTCAACCGATGTTTTGCCGGGAGCACAATATGCCTGGGACTTTGAAAATGACGGAATAATCAATAGTACGGAGTCTTCTTTTGTCGCACATATCTATACAGAGCCGGGAAGTTATATGGCCAAACTGACGATTACCAATCCGGGAGGATGTGCGCAAACGGCGTATATTCCGGTAATTATCGAGACCTGCACGCAGATCTGTGAGAATGACAATGTAATTCAGGACGGAAGTTTTGAATTAGGAGTATGTCCGACAACTTTAGGGCAAGCCGACAATCTGGATTTCTGGCAAACACCGGGTTCGGGTTCATGTGCAACATTCTCCCATCCCTGTGTTAATCTTGTGTTACAGTCCATTACAGAAAATGGCAACGGCTCGCACACATTTTCGTTCAGCATCACCAATATGTGCCCGCAACCCTTTGTCTTTGCATCTTTCCAACTTCCTGACGGAACGGGGGTTGACAGTCCTGCTGATGGGAGCAATTATGCAGGGACACAAGCCACTTATTTTGTTTCACAGCCTGTCAATGCGCCCTTTAATGCCATTTTATTTTTCGATCCCAATAATGCGACCTCGACTTATACCAATGGTCAAACCGATTTTTTTGAGTATGTGCTTCCTTCAGGAATAGCAGTTCCGCCGACCATGCAGTTTCTTGTACAAATTGGAACTGGACTTTCGGTATTAGGGTCAGTGTCCACTGAGATAACCGGTTGCTATCAGGCGGATTGGTATAATACCTGTGGGGGAGAAAGTGAAGTTGGAGTTCCTCAGAACATATATGGAAATCAGTTACCCCTTGTAGGAAGTGGATATATCGGAATAACGGTGGACGGCAACAGTCCTGAAATCGGAAAACAATACATCACCACGCATTTGGATGCCCCTTTGGTTCAGGGTCAGTTATATTGTGCGACCATGTATGTAAGTCTTGCCGAGACGAGTCAATTTGCGGCGACAGATATTGGAATGTATTTTTCAACGACTGCAATCAATGAATCGTTGAATTTGACGGAAGCGCCGCAAGTTTACAATCCGCAAGGAAATTATTTATTTGAAACAGAAAACTGGGTTGCTGTTTCCAACACCTTTATAGCAACACAACCTTACGAATTTATTGCGATCGGGAATTTTGGGTTCAACAATGACCCGCTTGTTTCGGTCAGCCCGAATTCGTCGGGATATGCGTACTATTATGTTGATCATGTTGTTGTCAGCCCTTTAATAGTTGAAGCACCGGAAGACATTACATCTTGTCAAAACGAAGTAGTCAGCTTAAATGCTACGGTCAATACCTGCGAAGTTTATTGGTATGAAATCAATCATCCCAACACTGTGCTGAGTTTATCATCAACGTTGGAAATTGCAGTTACGGATACAACCACGTTTGTTGTAGTGGGTAAAAACGGGAATTGCATCCTGACCGATATGGTTACGGTATATCCCATTGCACTTCCGGATGCAGATGCCGGACAGGATGTAAATGTATGTTTAAATCAATTTGTCCAGTTACAAGCAAGTGGAGGCGACGCTTATGAATGGCTGCCGATACCCAATACAGTCATTAACGATCCTTTTGTTGCAGACCCATTTGTAGCCGGTTTGGTATTAGATAATTTTTATTTCAAAGTAATTGTAACCAATACTACTACAGGCTGTCAGGCAATTGATTCAGTCAGGGTAAAAACCCTTCAACTTCCTGTTGCCAATATTCTTGAGCCGGATACCATCTTTGTATGTACAAATGAGCCGACACCCCTAAGCGCAACCGGCGGTGTAGGAGGAGGGGGTTTGGGAATACCCTATAACTGGCAACCGGCAGTCAATGTAATTGGGAGCAATCAGGTGGCCAATCCAATTGTCAGTATTACAGATACCACTACATTTACCGTTACAGTAACCCAGACCTTTACAGGTTGTCAGGACATGGCCTCAATTGTTGTCATCCCTCAAGTCATCTATGAAACACCGACAGATACATTGATTATGTGTTCAGGAGATGAATCAATATTAAATCCCGAAATACCGGAAGCGAGTATTGTTAGTTATGAATGGACTCCAAATATCAATTTGTCGGCCAACAATATACCAAACCCGACTACATTTACTACCTCATCCATACTATATACGTTAACCTATACAGATGCTATCGGATGTAAAGGGCAGTCTTTGGTCTATGTACATGTTGTTCCACGTCCAAACGCCGGGAGTGATATTCAGATTTGTGAAGGAAGTTCTGCACAGCTATTTGTTACAGGCGGAGGAATTTCATATAGCTGGACACCGGTTGAAGGGTTAAACAATCCAAACATACAAAATCCGGTGGCTACTCCTGATGAAACCACAGTATATACCGTAACTGTTCAATATCCCGATACCGGAAGTACAGAATGTGCCAATACTGATGAAGTTGTTGTTTACGTAAACAGTCCGGGTTTTGCTTATGCCGGGGAAGATGTGATTATTTGTGAAGGCAGTAATGTACAGTTAAATGCCATTGGAGGAGACAGCTATCTTTGGTCTCCTGCACAAGGGCTGAGTGATGTTAATATTTCAAATCCCATTGCATCTCCCGCAATCACCACACTATATACGGTAACCGTAACCAACTCTATAACAGGATGCCAAACTACTGATCAGGTTTTGGTTACTATTGATATTCCTTCAAGCCCAATTTTTAATACCGCATCAGGCATTGTTCATTGTACCAATCCATTGCAACCCGTTCAGGTTTGTTATTCCGCAAACTATGACGGATGTTCTGCACTCATTCCCAATGTGGTTTCGCAGTTAAGCAGCAGCATCAGTTTTAACGGTGTATTTTGTTTTACGTATGTATCAGCATTTGCAACTGCAAATTTTGATACTTTAACCATTCAGTTATGTGCCGGTTCTGCCGGCTGTAATCAAATTACAGCCATCATAGCCAATTGTGATTCGGCTCCGGTTTGGTCAGAACAATCTATGATTATCAATACCTGTATTAACGATGCGGTAACTGTGGCTTTACCGGAAGTCATTAATTCAGATGGACCCGGTGATATTTTAACCTATATTACAGGAAATCCGGTCAATGGTTCAGTCAGTATTATTGCTAATATCATTACCTATACCCCTAATTCAGGGTTTACGGGAACGGACTTTTTTGATGTAACTGTATGCGATTCATATTACCCTTATGATGATTGTGCAGTATTACCGGTAGCAGTCAATGTAACCCCAAATAATCCTCCGATTGCCTCTAATCAGAATGTCAATATTGAGTATCAAACCCCGACAACGATTTGCTTAGACATCAATGAACCGGACGGACAACCAACCAACCTGAACATTGTCAGCTTTCCAACAAACGGAACAGTTAGTGTATTAAACGGGACTTGTGTCATCTACAACCCCGGCTCAGATTTTGAAGGTCCCGATGCGATGGCGATCAATATATGCGACCCATGCGGTGATTGTACATTGATACAACTATTGGTCAATGTTCAACCCAAACCAAACACGCCGCCTGTTTCTCCGGATATTATTGTCAATATTCCTCACAATACAACCCAACTTATTTGTTTAGAAATTTTTGACGAGGATGGAGATGCTACAACAACCCAGTTAGTCAGTGGTTCTGTAAACGGAATTTTAAACATAGATGCACAAGCCAATTGCATCACATTTACACCAAACACAGGGTTTAGCGGAATTAATGTGATAATTGTTTCGGTTTGCGATGGAATTTCGGGTTGCGATCAGGTAACAATCACCTTAAATGTAGAGCCTGCACCCAATCAGCCTCCGATTGTCAGCAATGTTACTGCAACAACGCCTTATAATACTCCGATTTATATTTGTCTTGGAATTGTTGAACCCAATGGCAATCCTTATACCGTATCTGTTCAAAATTTCCCATTAAACGGAACAATTACCCAGCCTGTTTTAGGATGTTTCATTTATACACCCAATAATTTTTCAGGAACAGAAGTAACCGAAGTTATTGTATGCGATAACTTAGGAGCTTGTACGCCGGCGACAATCACCATCACTGTTTTACCACAGTCAAATCAGGCACCTGTTGTGCCCGATCTTACGGTAATCGTTCCAAATAACACGAATCCGGTAACAGCTTGTCTGAGTATTACAGAACCGGATGGGAACAATTACAACACAACCATTCAGTATAACGGAATTTACGGGACCGTTACCATGAACAATTCAGATTGTTTTACCTATACTCCCACACCGCAGTTCACAACTTTTGATTTAGCGCAGTTAATTGTTTGCGACGAATTTGGAGCTTGTACGACGGTCAATGTCTATTTTGTCAGCAATGCAGCACCTTCCTTTAATAATGTTTCCGTTTCTACCCCACAAAACACATCTGTAAATGTATGTCTTACTATAACTGATCCTGAAAATGAAGCATTTACGTTGACCATTTTGAGCAGCACACCGGCAAATGGAACTACCCAAATCAACAATGATACTTGTGTTTTATATACACCCAATAACGGTTTTTCAGGTAATGATCAGATATTGGTTCAAGTTTGCGATGTCAGTGGAAATTGCTCGGTTGGTTCCATCAATATTTCTGTGTTGCAACAAGCCAATCAACCGCCGTTGGTGAATAATGTTTTTAATACCACTTCATTTAATACACCTATTACTGTTTGTGTCCCGATTAGTGACCCGGAAGGAGACAATTTCAACACCCTTTTTGGTACAAGCAGCAACGGAACTGTAATCACACTAAGCAGCACTTGTTTTACATACATTCCAAACCTCAATTATACAGGCAGCGACCTGGTGAGTATTTTGGTATGCGACGTTTTTGGAAACTGCTCAACTGCAAGCGCATTTGTTACTGTATTTGCCAATCTTCCTCCTTCTGCCGCTAACATAACTGTTTCAACTCCGATAGGTGTGCCTGTAGAAGCATGTATCAATATATCAGATCCCGAAAATGATGAAACTACAATAAGCATTTTTACTTCGCCGTCAAATGGTACTGCAATTGTTACAAACAACAATTGTATTTCGTACAATCCGGCTTCGGGTTTTGTGGGCACTGATATGGTAGTTCTGGAACTTTGCGATGTATTTGACAATTGCGTTCTTGTAACAATTACAATACAGGTAAATTCAACAAACACAGCCCCGGTAGTAGAACCTGTTGCACCGGTTGTCCTGACGGTTGGAGATAATGAAACGATTTGCGTAACTGCTACCGACCCCAATGGCGATTTGCTAAGTTATTCTATAACAAGCATCAACCCAAACATTGGTTCTGCTTCACTGACCGGTAACTGTTTGAGTTATACCGCACCTCAATCCGGAACAGGAAATGTGGTCATAGTAATTACAGTTTGTGATGATGGTATTCCTCCTATTTGTGTTACTTCCAACATTACCTTCATCCTGAATAACGCCCCGACTGCTTCTTCGCAATCAACCACTACTTCTCAAAACACACCTGTAGAAATATGTCTTGATGTAACCGAACCTGATGGAAATAGCTATACCTCCACTATTTCCACACAACCTGTCAACGGAACTGCTACTATTTCAAGTGATTGCATCAATTATCAGCCCGACCCATTGTTTGTAGGAGAGGAAAGCATTGTTGTCCAAATTTGCGATCAGTATGGAGAATGTTCTTTTGTAACTGTAACTGTTACAGTTATTGATGCCTTGATAGCCAATGACTCTTTTGCGGAAACTGAAGACAATATACTTTTAGTGATAGATGTACTTGCCAACGATGTTTATCCTGATGATGGGACAATCACTGTTGAAATAATTGAAGAACCGGAATCGGGAACGCTTATTGTAAACGTTGACAATAGCATAACTTATATACCGGAAACCGGATTTTCCGGCAATGACACGTTTCAATATGTTCTTTGTCATCCACAATTGGGATGCGACACCTCAACCGTATTTGTTACCGTCAACAACGCATTAGCTGCTTACGATGACACCGGCATCACAACGTTTGCCGATGTTTCCGTGAATATTCCAATTTTGACCAATGATATTTATCCTGATTTTGCAAACCTGAGTATCACAATCATTAATTCCGGACTAATCAATGGTTTTGTAAGTCAGATAGGATCTACCGGAGTATATAGTTTCTTGCCTGCATCCGGTTTTACAGGCATTGATACTTTCCAATATGTAATTTGTTACCCCTCATTAGGTTGTGATACCGCATCTGTTATAGTTAATGTTATGTTGGCACCTCAATATCCAAATGCTGTTGATGATATTGCATCTACACAGATGGGAACAGATATTGTTATTAATGTGATGGATAACGATATCAATCCTTTACCCGGAGACCTGAATTTAGTGGCTATTGTTAGCCAACCTGAAAACGGAACTGCAACCATCAACATAGACCAAACTATTACCTATTCCCCCAATAACGGTTTCTATGGGAATGATAATTTTACCTACGTAATTTGTAATCCAAATTTCGGAAACGGGGAGACAATTTGCGATACTGCAACAGTAACTATAACCGTAATAAATCCGGTTGCTTGTATTCCGAAGGCATATCAGGCCATTTCACCAAACAATGATGGCAAAAATGATTTGTTTGTTATCGAAAATATTGATTGCAACGGTTATAACTTGAACGAGTT
- a CDS encoding DUF983 domain-containing protein: MMNVIKKIWAVLALRCPNCGKGKLFTNPNLFNLKDIDKMPPRCVECQQDFEVEVEFYYGAMFVSYALTALVIIFLLGMDILITGYLYPKELFIYIGLIILGWTYWFRVSRAIWLGIYVWWLQPRKDK, translated from the coding sequence ATGATGAATGTCATCAAAAAAATATGGGCAGTTCTTGCTTTGCGGTGTCCTAATTGTGGGAAGGGTAAATTATTTACCAACCCTAATTTGTTTAACCTGAAAGACATAGACAAAATGCCGCCGCGATGTGTTGAATGTCAGCAGGATTTTGAGGTTGAGGTTGAGTTTTATTACGGAGCGATGTTTGTCAGTTATGCGCTGACGGCATTGGTGATTATATTTTTGTTGGGGATGGACATATTGATTACGGGGTATTTGTATCCGAAAGAGTTGTTTATTTATATTGGATTGATCATATTGGGTTGGACCTATTGGTTTCGGGTTTCAAGGGCGATTTGGTTAGGGATCTATGTATGGTGGTTGCAACCGCGCAAAGATAAATAG
- a CDS encoding oligosaccharide flippase family protein, with amino-acid sequence MIVGKFLSRFIGASENRAYLIKGSAGTFALHGSSILLGFLTSWIFAKLLGVDQYGLFTWFLSWLTVLGTLAVMGLELYLVKLTANYRSSNNLSLLKGAWMYAVFVVLTVSALILLLTALLFFPLNQIFSFPLGSILANSENKKLLAILLLCLPFIAISRVFEGMLRGAKFVISSQFPEMLVKPLLLLVLAIGCYCIGNASITLTQTIYLQICSIVFATLIYAFLLVKKFPGDFFSATAKYEISPWTKGMLSFLAVSILSIINTRADLILLGSLASPAEVGIYNIAARLADVPKTILIAANLVMAPMIADFFTRQDFNRLQKLLTKSVRLITLSAVPIFLAFVFGGKTILSFWGIAFKQGYFALVCMGFAQLFNLAMGSVGVVLMMTGHQRWVSYGLALGTATGFLLNLFLIPLMGLNGAAFAALASTVVWNFFLAAIVIKKLGLDPTILGFLKPKPH; translated from the coding sequence ATGATAGTAGGCAAATTTCTATCCCGGTTTATCGGAGCTTCTGAAAACCGCGCCTATTTAATCAAAGGTTCAGCAGGCACATTTGCCTTACATGGGTCATCTATTCTGCTCGGATTTCTGACCTCCTGGATTTTTGCAAAATTGCTCGGCGTAGATCAATATGGTTTGTTTACCTGGTTCCTTTCCTGGCTCACAGTTTTAGGAACTTTGGCTGTCATGGGTTTGGAATTGTATCTGGTAAAACTCACCGCAAACTATCGTTCATCCAATAACTTATCCCTTCTAAAAGGCGCATGGATGTATGCAGTCTTTGTCGTTTTAACCGTTTCAGCCCTCATCTTGCTTTTGACGGCCCTCCTCTTTTTCCCCTTAAATCAAATTTTCTCCTTCCCTTTAGGTTCAATTCTGGCAAATTCCGAAAACAAAAAACTATTGGCAATCCTCTTGCTTTGCCTCCCTTTTATTGCCATCTCGCGGGTTTTTGAAGGCATGTTGCGCGGTGCTAAGTTTGTCATCAGCAGCCAGTTTCCCGAAATGCTGGTCAAACCCCTCCTTTTACTCGTCCTCGCAATCGGTTGCTACTGCATCGGCAATGCATCCATTACCCTGACTCAAACCATTTACCTCCAAATTTGCAGCATCGTTTTTGCCACCCTGATCTATGCGTTCTTGCTGGTAAAAAAATTCCCCGGCGACTTCTTTTCAGCAACCGCAAAATACGAAATATCCCCCTGGACAAAGGGCATGTTATCTTTTCTCGCCGTAAGTATCTTGTCCATCATCAATACCCGTGCCGACCTCATCCTGTTAGGCTCCCTCGCCAGCCCGGCCGAAGTAGGCATTTACAACATAGCAGCCCGCCTCGCCGATGTCCCGAAAACCATCCTCATCGCTGCCAATCTCGTCATGGCTCCCATGATTGCCGACTTTTTTACCCGGCAAGACTTTAACCGCCTCCAAAAACTCCTCACCAAAAGCGTCCGACTCATTACCCTCTCCGCTGTTCCCATTTTCCTCGCTTTCGTTTTTGGAGGAAAAACCATCCTCAGCTTTTGGGGCATCGCTTTCAAACAAGGATATTTCGCACTCGTCTGTATGGGCTTCGCTCAACTCTTCAACCTCGCAATGGGTTCCGTAGGAGTAGTATTAATGATGACCGGCCACCAACGTTGGGTTTCCTACGGCTTAGCACTCGGCACAGCCACCGGATTCCTGCTCAATCTTTTCTTAATCCCGCTAATGGGGCTTAACGGCGCTGCCTTTGCCGCACTCGCCTCAACAGTCGTCTGGAATTTCTTTCTCGCAGCCATCGTCATCAAAAAACTCGGCCTCGACCCAACCATTCTCGGCTTCTTAAAGCCCAAACCCCATTAA